CGGCACGATGAGGGAGATAGTGTCCGCGCGATGTGTCATCCTCAATGACTTCACTGATAAATGCACGTGACACCTGGTCGTTGATGATATCGTTGTATTTTGCTCGTAGTTCTGGGCTTAGTCTTCGAATCATTGAGCGCGTTCTGACGTTGCAGATACCGTAGTCGGTAGGTAGCGGTGGGTGGTTATCGAGCCAAGGTAAACTTGCGGTGTACTTTCCTTTTTCCTTACTCAGATGAGAGTCTCGATATTTCTCAAATTCATCAGTCGTAGATGTGTCTGAGCTGACATCCCTGACGCCAATTGTTTCTAAGTCCCAATAACGTGACGTCAATTTGTCCTCCATGCGACTGTCAGTCATGACGTGGAGGATAGTTGCTTGAGTGACGTGAGCAGAAGAATCGTGTGCACGTCGTGGGTGCATAGGCCCGGACAACAAGTATCCAAACTTGGATGAAACGGCAGTGGGTCTGGGTCCCCTTATGATGTCATCACCAATTATTGACCAATAGTAATCAGAACCAATCAATATGTCGATCTCAACAACTTCAGTGTTAGCGTGGTTTGCTAATGTTAGACCATGTAGGTGGGGGAGATCGAGCACTGATTTATTGACGTGAGATTTCAGCGGTGTTGATATTTTCGGTACCATCAAAACTTGAATGGTTATGTTTGAGGCAGTGTTAGTTTCAAGTGTCACTTTGGCGTTTTCCATCGAGCGTATGCCATTCGATTTAGCTCCGAATGGTGCTAGGTTGATGAGCTCTTTGTGCTGAGCTTTCAGTTTCAACTGTTCGGCACAAGTCGTAGTGATGAATGATCTTTGAGCTCCTTCGTCAATGAGAACGTTAGCTTTCACCTTTGTTTGTCCGTTGATAGCTGTTACAACCGCTGTTTTCAGTAAAACTGGTCCAGGGTGTGTTTCCTTTCCTTCTATTGCGAGTTTGGTGTGTACTGTTTCTATCTCAGTGTTCTTTTTAGGGTTTGCGGATTGACTTGTCTTCGTCGACAGATCACAGAGCGCGGTATGGTGTCTCCTATCGCACTTCTTGCAGCGATATTTTGACTTACAAGCTGATACCTTGTGTCTACCAAGACAATTGAAGCAAAGATTGTCACGTTTTACCACTTGTAATCTTTTGGCAGGATCAGCTACAATATGGCACTCTGTCGGTGTGTGAGACACTGTTTTACAGAAAACACAGTTGCGCGGTCTCGGCTTTGGCTTCCCACCCTGTACCAAAAAGGTTGCTGTGCTTTCTTTAGGCTCCAATGAAAATCCGTCAAACTGCTCGAAACTGTTTTCTGAGTTGTTGCCTGACTGCAGGACTTCTATTTCCTTTCGAAGTGCTTCGCGGAGTTCGCTGAGGTTCCACTCGTTGCTACCATACACTCTTGTTATTTGTTGTCGGGTGCTTGTGGGAATTTTGTCGAGAATTAGGGGTACCAGCAGTTCTCCATAGCTGTCTTCCGCTTTCCCCAGTGCTTTCAGTCCCCGGATGTAGGACTCAAGTT
This genomic window from Ptychodera flava strain L36383 chromosome 10, AS_Pfla_20210202, whole genome shotgun sequence contains:
- the LOC139141599 gene encoding uncharacterized protein; the encoded protein is MPETGRASGAGGEQTTTQHIQRLKLSRRAHRGQMTKLINKASEIIGHGHDEITEEGVNTLISTIENITKKQAHLNKLDADIMAAMDVAELENEIGETDNYDASITDRLVSFRRFSEKLGKRPEPIAVATPTIPTTQKNVNLPKLTLEKFEGDILKWQSFYDGFKAAVHDDGNLSNIQRFQYLEAHMTGEAAKSIDGLSLSNSNYTQAMELLTNRYGQTPKVISAYMRALWDLERPTMNVQSLRSFYDKLESYIRGLKALGKAEDSYGELLVPLILDKIPTSTRQQITRVYGSNEWNLSELREALRKEIEVLQSGNNSENSFEQFDGFSLEPKESTATFLVQGGKPKPRPRNCVFCKTVSHTPTECHIVADPAKRLQVVKRDNLCFNCLGRHKVSACKSKYRCKKCDRRHHTALCDLSTKTSQSANPKKNTEIETVHTKLAIEGKETHPGPVLLKTAVVTAINGQTKVKANVLIDEGAQRSFITTTCAEQLKLKAQHKELINLAPFGAKSNGIRSMENAKVTLETNTASNITIQVLMVPKISTPLKSHVNKSVLDLPHLHGLTLANHANTEVVEIDILIGSDYYWSIIGDDIIRGPRPTAVSSKFGYLLSGPMHPRRAHDSSAHVTQATILHVMTDSRMEDKLTSRYWDLETIGVRDVSSDTSTTDEFEKYRDSHLSKEKGKYTASLPWLDNHPPLPTDYGICNVRTRSMIRRLSPELRAKYNDIINDQVSRAFISEVIEDDTSRGHYLPHRAVKKDSETTPIRIVYDCSCKQSADQPSLNECLETGPSLLNGLSEILLRFRVHNIGISSDIEKAFLHVNLDEKDQQYTKFLWLSDPTDPESPFKTTTESTYLCRFTLYWRPRRNVGTQKYLRLS